CTGATACCGGTGGATCTGCCAGCGCTGCGTAGCCCGATACTGAAACCGATGATCCTGTGCGGGCAGAATTCGCTCGAAGTCTTCTGTTTCGGCGTCTTCCTTTCTTTTGCCGCACATTTCGTGCTTAACGAGATTACCGGCGTGCTCTGGATGCAACTCCTGCTCAGCGTTTCCGGCATCGCCTTAATGGTGGCTCTCTCGTTTCTTCTGTCGTGGTATGGTCGCGTCGAGCGCGAAATTGCCGCGCGTAAATTGGCTGGTCGACGCGGTTCATCGTGAAACGCCGGATCCTTGGGTTCGCCCTTCTCTCAGCCCTGACCCTCACGGGTGCGATGAGCGCCCATGCGGGGACCGAACCCGTCTGCGCCGCGCCGTCCGAACTCACCCGTGCCGGCTTCTCGCTGCCGCGCCTCGCCCGCTCGCTGGCGCAGAAGACGCCGACCACCATCCTCGTGCTCAACTCCTCCACGGCGAAGAAGCCGGTGAGCACCGCCGCCGAGAAGGACGCCATGCCGCGCGGCTTTCCGGGCACGATCGAGGAGCTGATGCGGGCGCGCTATCCCGATGGCGGCGTGGTGGTCACCACCCGCAACCAGCCGCGCGCCACCGCCGAGACCATCCTCGCCACGCTGCCGGAGGTGCTGGCGGAAACAAAGCCCGCGCTGATGATCTGGCAGACCGGCACCTATGACGCCATCCTCGCCGCCGACACCTCGTCCTTCTCCGACGCGGTGTTGCAGGGCATCGAGACCGCGCATGAGGCGGGCACCGACGTGATCGTCGTCTCCCCGCAATACAGCCCGCGCACCGCCTTCGCCTTCGACGTCGCGCCCTATACCAGCGCCCTCAGATGGACCACCCGCGCCGGCCGCGTGCCGTTCTTCGACCGCTATGACGTGATGCGCTTCTGGGAGACCGAGGGCATCTTCGACTTCGACAGCGCCCGCCCCTCCCCCTCCTTGTTCGAGGATGTCCACCGCTGCATCGGCCGGCTGCTTGTCGGCATGATCGTCGATGGCGTCGACAGCCGCACTTTGGGTTCACGCTAGACCATGCGCCGCACAGCCCTCACCTTCGCCGCCGCGTTTCTGCCCCTGCTGGCGCTGCCCGCCGGCGCGCAGCCGCTCACCACCCAGCCGCTGAGCGGCGCGCCGCTGCTCGCCGCGCCGACCTGCCCGACGCCGAAGGTCGCCAGCAAGCTGACGCAGCCGCTGGCGCGCACGGCGGCCAAGCTGCGGGCCGGCGAGAAGGTGGTGATCGTCGCCATCGGCTCCTCCTCCACCGCCGGGGCCGGCGCCTCGACGCCGGATGGCGCCTATCCCGCCCAGTTGCAGGCTCAGCTGCGCGAGCGCTTTCCGGGCGCCGACATCACCGTGCTCAACCGCGGCGTGAACGGCCAGGATGCGCCGGAAATGCTCGCCCGCTTCGACACCGATGTCGCCGCCGCGCAGCCGACGCTGGTGATCTGGCAGTCGGGCGTCAACGCGCTGTTCCGCGACAATGGCCTCAGCACCGCCGAGGGTCAGCTGCGCGAGGCCATCGCCCGCGTGCGCGCCATCCATGCCGACCTGCTGCTGGTCGACCCACAATATTCCCCGCGCGTGG
Above is a window of Ancylobacter sp. WKF20 DNA encoding:
- a CDS encoding SGNH/GDSL hydrolase family protein, whose translation is MRRTALTFAAAFLPLLALPAGAQPLTTQPLSGAPLLAAPTCPTPKVASKLTQPLARTAAKLRAGEKVVIVAIGSSSTAGAGASTPDGAYPAQLQAQLRERFPGADITVLNRGVNGQDAPEMLARFDTDVAAAQPTLVIWQSGVNALFRDNGLSTAEGQLREAIARVRAIHADLLLVDPQYSPRVVADADTAPMIRLIDRVAAEEGVGVYHRFALMREWHETAGMPFESFLWKDGFHMNDWSYNCLARDLGRAMIANIDSQQRSADITPAPKAADAAAIPASVTAPRATLEP
- a CDS encoding SGNH/GDSL hydrolase family protein gives rise to the protein MSAHAGTEPVCAAPSELTRAGFSLPRLARSLAQKTPTTILVLNSSTAKKPVSTAAEKDAMPRGFPGTIEELMRARYPDGGVVVTTRNQPRATAETILATLPEVLAETKPALMIWQTGTYDAILAADTSSFSDAVLQGIETAHEAGTDVIVVSPQYSPRTAFAFDVAPYTSALRWTTRAGRVPFFDRYDVMRFWETEGIFDFDSARPSPSLFEDVHRCIGRLLVGMIVDGVDSRTLGSR